The Natrinema versiforme genome segment ATCGACGCGTCGATGAAGCCCTGAGTGACTGCCAGCGCACCGACGACGAGTGAGAACTCGCTCACTTGAGCCATGTTGAGACTTCCGATGAACGAGGTCTCCGGCGTGAACTGTTCGCGGTCGATGAGATAGAAGATGATCAGGAAGTTCCCGATCATGAGGGCAGCTGAGGCAATCAACGCCTCAACCCAGTAGGCGAGGAGGCTATCCGCAGCGAGTTGGAGGCCGATACTGGTGAAGAACACGACCATGAAGAAGTCGGTGATTGGGCGAACTCGCTCGGTGAGCTCGCTCGTGTACGGGACCTGTGCGAGACTCAATCCCGCGAGGAACGCCCCGACTTCGAGCGAGAGGTTGAGCTGTTCGGTCCCCAAGATGAAGACGAACGCCCAGGCGATACCGACGATAAAAAACGCCCTCCTGTCGTCCGCGACGGCCTTGAACAGTGACGGGAGGAGATACCGGGCGGAGAGATACGAGACGATACCAACGCCACTCATCAACAGGAGTATCGTTCCGACACTGACGGCGATTTCCGTGGGATTCGAGAGTGACTCAGCGCTCAGAACGGCGAGGAGGATGACGAGATAGATGTCCTGAATGATGAGGACGCCGACGTCGATCTTTCCGGGAAGCGTCGCCAGTTCGTCTTTGTCGGACAGCAGCTTCACGATGATCGGCGTGGCCCCGAAAACGGTCGCCAACGCGATGATGGTCGTTTCGAGGAGCGTAAAGCCCAGCGCGAACGCGACGACGAAGGCGAGTGCGGTCTGCAGGATCGTCTGCCAGATGGCGATGTTGACGATGGGTCGGAGGATCTCGCGGATGTCGTCGATACGCATCTTCATCCCGATGAGGAAGAGGAGGAATCCGAGCCCGAGTTCGCTCATCAAGACCACGAGTTCCGACTGAGAAACGACGTCGAGGAAGACCGGTCCGAGAACGAGGCCCGTGAAGATATACGCGACGATCGTCGGTTGACCCGTCAATCGAGCGATATAGCTCAGCAGGACCGCCGTGATGATAATGACCGCAAAGTCAGTCGCAAAGGGAAGCGACCCAGCCTGCAGAGGTACAATCACGTCTGGCCAATCTCTCCCGAAATCAATGAAGATAGTGATTATCCACGTCACCTATATTGATTATTGGCACCCCTGCTCGCTTCTACACACTGGACGGAAACAGTGATGACACTGTAGTTTTAGTGGATGCGAAATCGTTTGGAAGTATGGAATCCGACATTTCTGAACCGAAACCCTTCAGATACGACGCAGAGGTCGATCCTGGTGAGAAACGCCAGATCCGGTATGAAGTGGGCGAGAGTTATCTCGGTGATCCGGTCGAGATCCCGGTTACGATAATCAATGGTGCCCATGGGGGACCGACAGTGTTTCTGACTGCGGCCATTCACGGTGACGAACTCAACGGGGTCAAGGTTCTCCAGGAAGTCGCGGACCGGTATCGGCCCGGAGAACTCCACGGAACCATTGTGTGCCTCCATGTTGTGAACGTGCCGGCCTATCACGCTCAGCAGCGATACATTCCGATCTACGATCAGGACCTCAACCGGGCGTTCCCTGGTCGAGAACGGAGCAATACCGCCGAACGGATGGCCCACCAGATTTACAGCCGGTTTATTAGTAACTGCGATTTGGGGATCGATTTCCACACGTCGACGCGTAACCGAACCACGATGTATCACGTTCGGGCAGACCTCGACAACGAAGACGTCGAGCCGCTTGCTCGTTCCTTTGGAGCGAACGTAATCCTGTATGGGGCAGGCGAATCGAACTCACTGCGATCGGTCGCAACGTCGAATGGCATTCCGACAATCACGGTGGAGATGGGCCGAGCTCACCGGTTCCAACCGACGTTGATAGAGAAGGCGATAGACGGCGTCGAGAGCGTCTTAGCACAGTACGGTGTTCTCCGGGATGTCCCGGTCCAATGGCCCGGCTGGTACAAGGTTACGGCGGCCGATAGCGAAAAGCGATGGCTGCGAGCCGACACGGGCGGACTCGTTGATATGGAGTGGGGCCCGTATCCGCTTGTTCACGAGGGTGAAACGATCTGTACAATTACGGATCACTTCAAAACCGAGGAGCACATCGTAACCGCTCCGTTCACGGGACTGATCGTCGGAGCACTCGAAAACCCGATTGCACTACCGGGACATCCGCTCTGTCATCTCGTCCGACTGGATACGGAGACGCGTGATGAAATCGAGCGTGAGATTCGCCGTGGCGAATTCGATGGGTATCGGAAGTACAACGGTGATTTCAGCGCAGATGCCTGACCCACCGTTGGGACAAGACCCGAGGGCATTCGACCTGTCGCGGCTGTGAGGCTTCATCATCCGTATCCCTCACAGTGTACGTGTCGGGATGGGACCCCCAGACGCCGGACAGCAGTCTCGAGACTGTATACCATCGCGTTAATTCCACAAGCGTACACTTCCAGTTCGTGCGGGTCGATCCGGGTGTCCAACTTGATCGGTGGCCTGTCGTCGAGAAGATCGGCCATATGGCGACCGAACGCAGCATCGTCGAGCGACCGCTCGTCGACGAATTTCAACATCGCATCTTGGATGTATTCCGTTTCGCCGGCCCATGAGTTAAGCCATGCCTCCCGGGAGAGGCACGGAA includes the following:
- a CDS encoding cation:proton antiporter, which codes for MIVPLQAGSLPFATDFAVIIITAVLLSYIARLTGQPTIVAYIFTGLVLGPVFLDVVSQSELVVLMSELGLGFLLFLIGMKMRIDDIREILRPIVNIAIWQTILQTALAFVVAFALGFTLLETTIIALATVFGATPIIVKLLSDKDELATLPGKIDVGVLIIQDIYLVILLAVLSAESLSNPTEIAVSVGTILLLMSGVGIVSYLSARYLLPSLFKAVADDRRAFFIVGIAWAFVFILGTEQLNLSLEVGAFLAGLSLAQVPYTSELTERVRPITDFFMVVFFTSIGLQLAADSLLAYWVEALIASAALMIGNFLIIFYLIDREQFTPETSFIGSLNMAQVSEFSLVVGALAVTQGFIDASILGYLSLMAIVTMSLSTYLINYNYEIYERVKPYLARFEGDEKRDVDLHVYRDHAVVVGYDEIIRAALPVLQEHFGDVVVVDRNPAHAEIHQSADYDYIYGDFKHGEIRSAAGLKRAAFVLSSTVEPDINRTLLEETGEQAVVFAEAESTTDASNLYDRGAHYVILSTALSSEKLAEHLRQYFNEPEAFWSVVDRDIGHLRWIRGEFDG
- a CDS encoding succinylglutamate desuccinylase/aspartoacylase family protein; translated protein: MESDISEPKPFRYDAEVDPGEKRQIRYEVGESYLGDPVEIPVTIINGAHGGPTVFLTAAIHGDELNGVKVLQEVADRYRPGELHGTIVCLHVVNVPAYHAQQRYIPIYDQDLNRAFPGRERSNTAERMAHQIYSRFISNCDLGIDFHTSTRNRTTMYHVRADLDNEDVEPLARSFGANVILYGAGESNSLRSVATSNGIPTITVEMGRAHRFQPTLIEKAIDGVESVLAQYGVLRDVPVQWPGWYKVTAADSEKRWLRADTGGLVDMEWGPYPLVHEGETICTITDHFKTEEHIVTAPFTGLIVGALENPIALPGHPLCHLVRLDTETRDEIEREIRRGEFDGYRKYNGDFSADA